One segment of Strix uralensis isolate ZFMK-TIS-50842 chromosome 11, bStrUra1, whole genome shotgun sequence DNA contains the following:
- the LOC141948046 gene encoding uncharacterized protein LOC141948046 produces the protein MEAGAGGAVVSASARAGAASAQGRPGRCWVGSCSGCSLPRLCALASLGQGRARGSRAVVARPHGTGVCPAHLSLLGLGKAPLCHIPARFRLAGAGNVSHRHCAGCRHTDSPRRKGQAQRVLRSRALRHPAKRPLLAAVSVQNLHLCEGYVGPGGRYHPGFYCPRLSDPASHRYCCRPSPRALKSCCSQPALEALIGVNLSSLAGPGLLRNPLALPFVGLYGLLVLLLMAVDLFHFYRTRRCHLGRLLPRTCRLPRRPPGGHQTCSRTPRGPGGLLLPPRGRAC, from the exons ATGGAGGCGGGAGCAGGAGGGGCTGTGGTTTCTGCCTCCGCCAGAGCCGGAGCTGCCTCTGCCCAGGGTCGGCCGGGAAGATGCTGGGTGGGCTCCTGCTCCGGCTGCTCCTTGCCACGGCTCTGTGCCCTGGCCTCCTTGGGACAG GGCCGAGCCAGGGGCTCCCGTGCCGTGGTGGCAAGGCCCCACGGGACTGGGGTGTGCCCAGCTCACCTgtccctgctggggctggggaaggctcCGCTCTGCCACATCCCTGCGAGGTTCCGCCTCGCTGGAGCTGGCAACGTGTCCCACCGGCACTGCGCCGGCTGCCGGCACACCGACTCTCCTAGACGCAAGGGCCAAGCCCAGCGCGTACTCCGCTCTCGGGCTTTGCGGCACCCCGCCAAGCGCCCGCTCCTCGCCGCAGTCTCGGTGCAGAACTTGCACCTCTGCGAGGGCTACGTCGGCCCCGGCGGCCGCTACCACCCCGGCTTCTACTGCCCGCGGCTGAGCGACCCAGCCAGCCACCGCTACTGCTGCCGGCCCAGCCCACGCGCCCTCAagtcctgctgctcccagccagccctggagGCCCTCATTGGGGTGAACCTCTCCAGCCTGGCCGGCCCGGGCCTCCTCCG GAATCCCTTGGCCCTGCCCTTTGTGGGGCTCTACGggctcctcgtcctcctcctcatGGCCGTTGACCTCTTCCACTTCTACCGGACCCGCCGCTGCCACCTCGGCCGCCTCCTGCCCCGCACCTGCCGCCTGCCCCGCAGACCCCCGGGGGGACACCAGACCTGCTCCCGGACaccccgcggccccggggggctCCTGCTGCCGCCCCGCGGACGGGCCTGCTGA
- the UNC45A gene encoding protein unc-45 homolog A isoform X2, protein MEAGVTAGQLREQGNALFQAGDHAAALAAYTEALSLCEAEPERAVLHRNRAACYLKLEDYAKAEADASKAIEADGRDVKALFRRSQALQKLGRLDQAVSDLQRCVSLEPKNKAFQEALRALGSSMHERMKTMSCTDSKVEQMFQILLDPDEKDADKKQKAAQNLIVLAREEAGAEKIFQSDGVRLLTRLLDTAKADLMLAALRTLVGLCAGHRSRTAAVLAELEAPRLSAVLGVEHEQVSLAACNLLHVMFDSLKEGLQKDFRGKEDAVVPDSSKDLKVLIKHLLELLVLEGASAHGRDNALNLLIKVVPRKSSKETNNSLSLWVIDQGLKKVLEVGSTVCGAPGSLPVTENSRMSASVLLSKLYDDLKCDAERENFHRLCKDYVRSWFEGHELAGKLRAVQAVSCLLQGPSDAGNGVLELEGMMDSVLSLCASVCEAHQLVAVEALIHAADKAKRASFITANGVSLLKEIYKHSERDSIRIRALVGLCKLGSAGGTDFSMKQFAEGSTMKLAKQCRKWLCNEAMDAGTRRWAVEGLAYLTFDADVKEEFVEDKAAMQAMFHLVRSEDRSVLYAVASTLVNCTNSYDHEEPDPQMLELAKYAKQHVPEQHPKDKPDFVKRRVRKLLTAGVVSALACIVKSENPALTDSCRELISRVFLALVEEAEDRGGVVAQGGGKALIPLSLEGTEVGQTKAAQALAKITITSNPELAFPGERIYEVVRPLVSLLHLQRTGLENFEGLMALTNLAGISERLRQKILKEKAVPMIEGYMFEEHELIRLAATECMCNMAMSKEVQELFLAEGSDRLKLMVLYSGEEDEKLRRAASGTLAMLTALHPAICKRIPQVTVHWLEILQALLLSPSAELQHRGAVVVMNMVAAEREVAEQLMASETLEILSVLAKDDQDKPRVAQAAKASLAQAVAYGLIQPNPSQA, encoded by the exons ATGGAGGCGGGG GTGACGGCGGGGCAGCTGCGGGAGCAGGGCAACGCGCTCTTCCAGGCGGGGGACCACGCCGCGGCCCTCGCTGCCTACACGGAGGCGCTGAGCCTCTGCGAGGCCGAGCCGGAGCGAGCCGTGCTGCACCGCAACCGGGCCGCCTGCTACCTGAAGCTG gaGGACTATGCCAAGGCGGAGGCTGATGCGTCTAAAG CCATTGAAGCCGACGGCCGGGATGTGAAGGCGCTGTTCCGCCGCAGCCAGGCGCTGCAGAAGCTGGGCCGCCTGGACCAGGCCGTCAGTGACCTGCAGCGCTGCGTGAGCCTGGAGCCCAAGAACAAGGCCTTCCAGGAGGCCCTGCGCGCCCTGGGGAGCAGCATGCACGAGAGG ATGAAGACGATGTCCTGCACGGACTCAAAGGTGGAGCAGATGTTCCAGATCTTGCTGGATCCTGATGAAAAGGATGCGGACAAGAAGCAAAAG GCTGCGCAAAACCTGATTGTGCTGGCGCGAGAGGAGGCCGGAGCAGAGAAAATCTTCCAGAGCGATGGCGTGCGGCTGCTGACACGGCTGCTCGACACAGCCAAGGCTGACTTGATGCTGGCAGCCCTGCGGACCCTGGTGGGGCTGTGCGCTGGCCACCGCTCCCGG ACTGCGGCCGTCCTGGCGGAGCTGGAGGCCCCTCGGCTCTCGGCAGTGCTGGGTGTGGAGCATGAGCAGGTGTCCCTGGCTGCCTGCAACCTCCTGCACGTGATGTTCGATTCACTGAAGGAGGGGCTGCAGAAGGATTTCCGTGGCAAGGAGGATGCGGTGGTGCCAG ATTCTTCCAAGGACCTGAAAGTGCTGATCAAGCAcctcctggagctgctggtgctggaagGGGCATCTGCTCACGGCCGGGACAACGCCCTCAACCTGCTCATCAAGGTGGTGCCCAGGAAGTCGTCAAAGGAGACCAACAACAGCCTGAGCCTCTGGGTGATCGACCAGG GCCTGAAGAAGGTCCTGGAGGTGGGAAGCACCGTGTGCGGTGCCCCGGGCAGCCTGCCTGTGACGGAGAACAGCCGGATGAGTGCCTCGGTTCTGCTGAGCAAGCTTTACGACGACCTGAAGTGCGACGCTGAGAGGGAGAACTTCCACCGCTTGTGCAAGGACTATGTGAG GAGCTGGTTTGAGGGGCACGAGCTGGCTGGGAAGCTGCGGGCCGTCCAGGCAGTGTCGTGCCTGCTGCAGGGCCCTTCGGACGCTGGGAACggggtgctggagctggaggggatGATGGACAGCGTGCTGTCGCTCTGCGCCTCCGTCTGCGAGGCCCACCAGCTGGTCGCGGTGGAGGCGCTGATCCACGCTGCCGATAAGGCCAAACGCGCCTCCTTCATCACCGCCAACGGCGTCAGCCTGCTCAAGGAGATCTACAAGCACAGCGAGAGGGACAGCATCCGCATCCGGGCGCTGGTG GGGCTCTgcaagctgggctctgctgggggcaCCGACTTCAGCATGAAGCAGTTCGCCGAGGGCTCCACGATGAAGCTGGCCAAGCAGTGCCGCAA GTGGCTCTGCAACGAGGCGATGGACGCAGGCACGCGACGCTGGGCCGTGGAGGGCCTGGCCTACCTCACCTTCGATGCAGACGTCAAGGAGGAGTTCGTGGAGGACAAGGCGGCGATGCAGGCCATGTTCCACCTGGTCagg TCGGAGGACCGGAGCGTGCTCTACGCCGTTGCCTCCACGCTGGTCAACTGCACCAACAGCTACGACCATGAGGAGCCGGACCCCCAGATGCTGGAACTGGCCAAGTACGCCAAGCAGCACGTCCCGGAGCAGCACCCCAAG GACAAGCCGGACTTTGTGAAGCGCCGGGTGCGGAAGCTGCTGACAGCTGGCGTGGTGTCCGCTCTCGCCTGCATAGTGAAGAGTGAGAACCCGGCACTCACTGACTCCTGCCGGGAGCTGATTTCCAG GGTGTTCCTGGCGCTGGTGGAGGAGGCGGAGGACCGGGGCGGTGTGGTGGCACAGGGAGGAGGCAAG GCTCTCATCCCCCTGTCCCTGGAGGGCACCGAGGTGGGGCAGACCAAGGCGGCTCAGGCCCTGGCAAAGATCACCATCACCTCCAACCCCGAGCTGGCCTTCCCCGGAGAGCGG ATCTACGAGGTGGTCCGGCCCCTGGTGAGCCTCCTGCACCTTCAGCGCACGGGACTGGAGAACTTCGAGGGGCTGATGGCCTTGACCAACCTGGCTGGGATCAGCGAGAGGCTGCG GCAGAAGATCCTGAAGGAGAAGGCCGTGCCCATGATCGAGGGGTACATGTTTGAGGAGCACGAGCTGATCCGGCTGGCGGCCACGGAGTGCATGTGCAACATGGCCATGAGCAAGGAG GTGCAGGAGCTGTTCCTGGCTGAGGGTAGCGACCGGCTGAAGCTGATGGTCCTGTACAGCGGGGAGGAGGATGAGAAGCTGCGGCGGGCGGCCTCGGGGACCCTGGCCATGCTGACCGCCCTGCACCCCGCCATCTGCAAGCGCATCCCCCAGGTG aCGGTGCACTGGCTGGAGATCCTGCAGGCCCTGCTGCTGAGCCCCAGCGCCGAGCTGCAGCACCGTGGCGCCGTGGTGGTGATGAATATGGTGGCGGCGGAGCGGGAGGTGGCGGAGCAGCTCATGGCCAGCGAGACACTGGAGATCCTCTCCGTGCTAGCCAAGGACGACCAGGACAAGCCCCGCGTGGCCCAGGCAGCCAAGGCGAGCCTGGCCCAGGCCGTGGCTTACGGCCTCATCCAGCCCAACCCCAGCCAGGCCTGA
- the UNC45A gene encoding protein unc-45 homolog A isoform X1: MEAGQVTAGQLREQGNALFQAGDHAAALAAYTEALSLCEAEPERAVLHRNRAACYLKLEDYAKAEADASKAIEADGRDVKALFRRSQALQKLGRLDQAVSDLQRCVSLEPKNKAFQEALRALGSSMHERMKTMSCTDSKVEQMFQILLDPDEKDADKKQKAAQNLIVLAREEAGAEKIFQSDGVRLLTRLLDTAKADLMLAALRTLVGLCAGHRSRTAAVLAELEAPRLSAVLGVEHEQVSLAACNLLHVMFDSLKEGLQKDFRGKEDAVVPDSSKDLKVLIKHLLELLVLEGASAHGRDNALNLLIKVVPRKSSKETNNSLSLWVIDQGLKKVLEVGSTVCGAPGSLPVTENSRMSASVLLSKLYDDLKCDAERENFHRLCKDYVRSWFEGHELAGKLRAVQAVSCLLQGPSDAGNGVLELEGMMDSVLSLCASVCEAHQLVAVEALIHAADKAKRASFITANGVSLLKEIYKHSERDSIRIRALVGLCKLGSAGGTDFSMKQFAEGSTMKLAKQCRKWLCNEAMDAGTRRWAVEGLAYLTFDADVKEEFVEDKAAMQAMFHLVRSEDRSVLYAVASTLVNCTNSYDHEEPDPQMLELAKYAKQHVPEQHPKDKPDFVKRRVRKLLTAGVVSALACIVKSENPALTDSCRELISRVFLALVEEAEDRGGVVAQGGGKALIPLSLEGTEVGQTKAAQALAKITITSNPELAFPGERIYEVVRPLVSLLHLQRTGLENFEGLMALTNLAGISERLRQKILKEKAVPMIEGYMFEEHELIRLAATECMCNMAMSKEVQELFLAEGSDRLKLMVLYSGEEDEKLRRAASGTLAMLTALHPAICKRIPQVTVHWLEILQALLLSPSAELQHRGAVVVMNMVAAEREVAEQLMASETLEILSVLAKDDQDKPRVAQAAKASLAQAVAYGLIQPNPSQA, encoded by the exons ATGGAGGCGGGG CAGGTGACGGCGGGGCAGCTGCGGGAGCAGGGCAACGCGCTCTTCCAGGCGGGGGACCACGCCGCGGCCCTCGCTGCCTACACGGAGGCGCTGAGCCTCTGCGAGGCCGAGCCGGAGCGAGCCGTGCTGCACCGCAACCGGGCCGCCTGCTACCTGAAGCTG gaGGACTATGCCAAGGCGGAGGCTGATGCGTCTAAAG CCATTGAAGCCGACGGCCGGGATGTGAAGGCGCTGTTCCGCCGCAGCCAGGCGCTGCAGAAGCTGGGCCGCCTGGACCAGGCCGTCAGTGACCTGCAGCGCTGCGTGAGCCTGGAGCCCAAGAACAAGGCCTTCCAGGAGGCCCTGCGCGCCCTGGGGAGCAGCATGCACGAGAGG ATGAAGACGATGTCCTGCACGGACTCAAAGGTGGAGCAGATGTTCCAGATCTTGCTGGATCCTGATGAAAAGGATGCGGACAAGAAGCAAAAG GCTGCGCAAAACCTGATTGTGCTGGCGCGAGAGGAGGCCGGAGCAGAGAAAATCTTCCAGAGCGATGGCGTGCGGCTGCTGACACGGCTGCTCGACACAGCCAAGGCTGACTTGATGCTGGCAGCCCTGCGGACCCTGGTGGGGCTGTGCGCTGGCCACCGCTCCCGG ACTGCGGCCGTCCTGGCGGAGCTGGAGGCCCCTCGGCTCTCGGCAGTGCTGGGTGTGGAGCATGAGCAGGTGTCCCTGGCTGCCTGCAACCTCCTGCACGTGATGTTCGATTCACTGAAGGAGGGGCTGCAGAAGGATTTCCGTGGCAAGGAGGATGCGGTGGTGCCAG ATTCTTCCAAGGACCTGAAAGTGCTGATCAAGCAcctcctggagctgctggtgctggaagGGGCATCTGCTCACGGCCGGGACAACGCCCTCAACCTGCTCATCAAGGTGGTGCCCAGGAAGTCGTCAAAGGAGACCAACAACAGCCTGAGCCTCTGGGTGATCGACCAGG GCCTGAAGAAGGTCCTGGAGGTGGGAAGCACCGTGTGCGGTGCCCCGGGCAGCCTGCCTGTGACGGAGAACAGCCGGATGAGTGCCTCGGTTCTGCTGAGCAAGCTTTACGACGACCTGAAGTGCGACGCTGAGAGGGAGAACTTCCACCGCTTGTGCAAGGACTATGTGAG GAGCTGGTTTGAGGGGCACGAGCTGGCTGGGAAGCTGCGGGCCGTCCAGGCAGTGTCGTGCCTGCTGCAGGGCCCTTCGGACGCTGGGAACggggtgctggagctggaggggatGATGGACAGCGTGCTGTCGCTCTGCGCCTCCGTCTGCGAGGCCCACCAGCTGGTCGCGGTGGAGGCGCTGATCCACGCTGCCGATAAGGCCAAACGCGCCTCCTTCATCACCGCCAACGGCGTCAGCCTGCTCAAGGAGATCTACAAGCACAGCGAGAGGGACAGCATCCGCATCCGGGCGCTGGTG GGGCTCTgcaagctgggctctgctgggggcaCCGACTTCAGCATGAAGCAGTTCGCCGAGGGCTCCACGATGAAGCTGGCCAAGCAGTGCCGCAA GTGGCTCTGCAACGAGGCGATGGACGCAGGCACGCGACGCTGGGCCGTGGAGGGCCTGGCCTACCTCACCTTCGATGCAGACGTCAAGGAGGAGTTCGTGGAGGACAAGGCGGCGATGCAGGCCATGTTCCACCTGGTCagg TCGGAGGACCGGAGCGTGCTCTACGCCGTTGCCTCCACGCTGGTCAACTGCACCAACAGCTACGACCATGAGGAGCCGGACCCCCAGATGCTGGAACTGGCCAAGTACGCCAAGCAGCACGTCCCGGAGCAGCACCCCAAG GACAAGCCGGACTTTGTGAAGCGCCGGGTGCGGAAGCTGCTGACAGCTGGCGTGGTGTCCGCTCTCGCCTGCATAGTGAAGAGTGAGAACCCGGCACTCACTGACTCCTGCCGGGAGCTGATTTCCAG GGTGTTCCTGGCGCTGGTGGAGGAGGCGGAGGACCGGGGCGGTGTGGTGGCACAGGGAGGAGGCAAG GCTCTCATCCCCCTGTCCCTGGAGGGCACCGAGGTGGGGCAGACCAAGGCGGCTCAGGCCCTGGCAAAGATCACCATCACCTCCAACCCCGAGCTGGCCTTCCCCGGAGAGCGG ATCTACGAGGTGGTCCGGCCCCTGGTGAGCCTCCTGCACCTTCAGCGCACGGGACTGGAGAACTTCGAGGGGCTGATGGCCTTGACCAACCTGGCTGGGATCAGCGAGAGGCTGCG GCAGAAGATCCTGAAGGAGAAGGCCGTGCCCATGATCGAGGGGTACATGTTTGAGGAGCACGAGCTGATCCGGCTGGCGGCCACGGAGTGCATGTGCAACATGGCCATGAGCAAGGAG GTGCAGGAGCTGTTCCTGGCTGAGGGTAGCGACCGGCTGAAGCTGATGGTCCTGTACAGCGGGGAGGAGGATGAGAAGCTGCGGCGGGCGGCCTCGGGGACCCTGGCCATGCTGACCGCCCTGCACCCCGCCATCTGCAAGCGCATCCCCCAGGTG aCGGTGCACTGGCTGGAGATCCTGCAGGCCCTGCTGCTGAGCCCCAGCGCCGAGCTGCAGCACCGTGGCGCCGTGGTGGTGATGAATATGGTGGCGGCGGAGCGGGAGGTGGCGGAGCAGCTCATGGCCAGCGAGACACTGGAGATCCTCTCCGTGCTAGCCAAGGACGACCAGGACAAGCCCCGCGTGGCCCAGGCAGCCAAGGCGAGCCTGGCCCAGGCCGTGGCTTACGGCCTCATCCAGCCCAACCCCAGCCAGGCCTGA
- the UNC45A gene encoding protein unc-45 homolog A isoform X3 produces MEAGEDYAKAEADASKAIEADGRDVKALFRRSQALQKLGRLDQAVSDLQRCVSLEPKNKAFQEALRALGSSMHERMKTMSCTDSKVEQMFQILLDPDEKDADKKQKAAQNLIVLAREEAGAEKIFQSDGVRLLTRLLDTAKADLMLAALRTLVGLCAGHRSRTAAVLAELEAPRLSAVLGVEHEQVSLAACNLLHVMFDSLKEGLQKDFRGKEDAVVPDSSKDLKVLIKHLLELLVLEGASAHGRDNALNLLIKVVPRKSSKETNNSLSLWVIDQGLKKVLEVGSTVCGAPGSLPVTENSRMSASVLLSKLYDDLKCDAERENFHRLCKDYVRSWFEGHELAGKLRAVQAVSCLLQGPSDAGNGVLELEGMMDSVLSLCASVCEAHQLVAVEALIHAADKAKRASFITANGVSLLKEIYKHSERDSIRIRALVGLCKLGSAGGTDFSMKQFAEGSTMKLAKQCRKWLCNEAMDAGTRRWAVEGLAYLTFDADVKEEFVEDKAAMQAMFHLVRSEDRSVLYAVASTLVNCTNSYDHEEPDPQMLELAKYAKQHVPEQHPKDKPDFVKRRVRKLLTAGVVSALACIVKSENPALTDSCRELISRVFLALVEEAEDRGGVVAQGGGKALIPLSLEGTEVGQTKAAQALAKITITSNPELAFPGERIYEVVRPLVSLLHLQRTGLENFEGLMALTNLAGISERLRQKILKEKAVPMIEGYMFEEHELIRLAATECMCNMAMSKEVQELFLAEGSDRLKLMVLYSGEEDEKLRRAASGTLAMLTALHPAICKRIPQVTVHWLEILQALLLSPSAELQHRGAVVVMNMVAAEREVAEQLMASETLEILSVLAKDDQDKPRVAQAAKASLAQAVAYGLIQPNPSQA; encoded by the exons ATGGAGGCGGGG gaGGACTATGCCAAGGCGGAGGCTGATGCGTCTAAAG CCATTGAAGCCGACGGCCGGGATGTGAAGGCGCTGTTCCGCCGCAGCCAGGCGCTGCAGAAGCTGGGCCGCCTGGACCAGGCCGTCAGTGACCTGCAGCGCTGCGTGAGCCTGGAGCCCAAGAACAAGGCCTTCCAGGAGGCCCTGCGCGCCCTGGGGAGCAGCATGCACGAGAGG ATGAAGACGATGTCCTGCACGGACTCAAAGGTGGAGCAGATGTTCCAGATCTTGCTGGATCCTGATGAAAAGGATGCGGACAAGAAGCAAAAG GCTGCGCAAAACCTGATTGTGCTGGCGCGAGAGGAGGCCGGAGCAGAGAAAATCTTCCAGAGCGATGGCGTGCGGCTGCTGACACGGCTGCTCGACACAGCCAAGGCTGACTTGATGCTGGCAGCCCTGCGGACCCTGGTGGGGCTGTGCGCTGGCCACCGCTCCCGG ACTGCGGCCGTCCTGGCGGAGCTGGAGGCCCCTCGGCTCTCGGCAGTGCTGGGTGTGGAGCATGAGCAGGTGTCCCTGGCTGCCTGCAACCTCCTGCACGTGATGTTCGATTCACTGAAGGAGGGGCTGCAGAAGGATTTCCGTGGCAAGGAGGATGCGGTGGTGCCAG ATTCTTCCAAGGACCTGAAAGTGCTGATCAAGCAcctcctggagctgctggtgctggaagGGGCATCTGCTCACGGCCGGGACAACGCCCTCAACCTGCTCATCAAGGTGGTGCCCAGGAAGTCGTCAAAGGAGACCAACAACAGCCTGAGCCTCTGGGTGATCGACCAGG GCCTGAAGAAGGTCCTGGAGGTGGGAAGCACCGTGTGCGGTGCCCCGGGCAGCCTGCCTGTGACGGAGAACAGCCGGATGAGTGCCTCGGTTCTGCTGAGCAAGCTTTACGACGACCTGAAGTGCGACGCTGAGAGGGAGAACTTCCACCGCTTGTGCAAGGACTATGTGAG GAGCTGGTTTGAGGGGCACGAGCTGGCTGGGAAGCTGCGGGCCGTCCAGGCAGTGTCGTGCCTGCTGCAGGGCCCTTCGGACGCTGGGAACggggtgctggagctggaggggatGATGGACAGCGTGCTGTCGCTCTGCGCCTCCGTCTGCGAGGCCCACCAGCTGGTCGCGGTGGAGGCGCTGATCCACGCTGCCGATAAGGCCAAACGCGCCTCCTTCATCACCGCCAACGGCGTCAGCCTGCTCAAGGAGATCTACAAGCACAGCGAGAGGGACAGCATCCGCATCCGGGCGCTGGTG GGGCTCTgcaagctgggctctgctgggggcaCCGACTTCAGCATGAAGCAGTTCGCCGAGGGCTCCACGATGAAGCTGGCCAAGCAGTGCCGCAA GTGGCTCTGCAACGAGGCGATGGACGCAGGCACGCGACGCTGGGCCGTGGAGGGCCTGGCCTACCTCACCTTCGATGCAGACGTCAAGGAGGAGTTCGTGGAGGACAAGGCGGCGATGCAGGCCATGTTCCACCTGGTCagg TCGGAGGACCGGAGCGTGCTCTACGCCGTTGCCTCCACGCTGGTCAACTGCACCAACAGCTACGACCATGAGGAGCCGGACCCCCAGATGCTGGAACTGGCCAAGTACGCCAAGCAGCACGTCCCGGAGCAGCACCCCAAG GACAAGCCGGACTTTGTGAAGCGCCGGGTGCGGAAGCTGCTGACAGCTGGCGTGGTGTCCGCTCTCGCCTGCATAGTGAAGAGTGAGAACCCGGCACTCACTGACTCCTGCCGGGAGCTGATTTCCAG GGTGTTCCTGGCGCTGGTGGAGGAGGCGGAGGACCGGGGCGGTGTGGTGGCACAGGGAGGAGGCAAG GCTCTCATCCCCCTGTCCCTGGAGGGCACCGAGGTGGGGCAGACCAAGGCGGCTCAGGCCCTGGCAAAGATCACCATCACCTCCAACCCCGAGCTGGCCTTCCCCGGAGAGCGG ATCTACGAGGTGGTCCGGCCCCTGGTGAGCCTCCTGCACCTTCAGCGCACGGGACTGGAGAACTTCGAGGGGCTGATGGCCTTGACCAACCTGGCTGGGATCAGCGAGAGGCTGCG GCAGAAGATCCTGAAGGAGAAGGCCGTGCCCATGATCGAGGGGTACATGTTTGAGGAGCACGAGCTGATCCGGCTGGCGGCCACGGAGTGCATGTGCAACATGGCCATGAGCAAGGAG GTGCAGGAGCTGTTCCTGGCTGAGGGTAGCGACCGGCTGAAGCTGATGGTCCTGTACAGCGGGGAGGAGGATGAGAAGCTGCGGCGGGCGGCCTCGGGGACCCTGGCCATGCTGACCGCCCTGCACCCCGCCATCTGCAAGCGCATCCCCCAGGTG aCGGTGCACTGGCTGGAGATCCTGCAGGCCCTGCTGCTGAGCCCCAGCGCCGAGCTGCAGCACCGTGGCGCCGTGGTGGTGATGAATATGGTGGCGGCGGAGCGGGAGGTGGCGGAGCAGCTCATGGCCAGCGAGACACTGGAGATCCTCTCCGTGCTAGCCAAGGACGACCAGGACAAGCCCCGCGTGGCCCAGGCAGCCAAGGCGAGCCTGGCCCAGGCCGTGGCTTACGGCCTCATCCAGCCCAACCCCAGCCAGGCCTGA